A single genomic interval of Koleobacter methoxysyntrophicus harbors:
- the topA gene encoding type I DNA topoisomerase has translation MPKSLVIVESPAKAKTIGKFLGKNYKVSASMGHVRDLPKSQLGVNIKEGFKPKYITIRGKGSIINRLKNEARKADNILLATDPDREGEAISWHLAYLLGLDENKECRIVFREITKNAVVKAIEEPRKIDKDLVNAQQARRILDRLVGYKISPLLWKKVKKGLSAGRVQSVAVRLICDREKEILDYVPQEYWSLTAELEERKYKKTFEAKLFKIKNDKAEIKNKEEMDEILHRLVGSNFVVAKVVRGQRKKNPSPPFTTSSLQQEASRKLGFTAKKTMLIAQQLYEGLDIKGEGSVGLVTYIRTDSTRVSETAVEEANEYIRKKYGEEFALGKRKSVKDNKSKMNVQDAHEAIRPTAIIREPDSIKGSLTKDQYKLYKLIWERFVASQMKEALYDTVSVDIYPCGYNCGPKNGQSIIKDYLFRATGSNIKFPGFMLVYIEGEDEDKEEEGQIPELNEGEVLDLKQLKPKQHFTQPPPRYTESMLVKALEEKGIGRPSTYAPIIDTIQQRGYVEKENNRFKPTELGIIVVDILKEYFPDIIDIDFTADLEDKLDKIEEGKVKWDEVLTEFFKSFKVKLDNAEKELETIEIQEEVTDEVCEFCGRNMVVKHGRYGKFLACPGFPDCKNTRPFVEEIGVECPECKGDIVLRRTKKGRKFYGCSNYPECNFVSWEEPVKEKCPECGGLLVKRTTKTKGSVLKCINKECNYEKILSSQ, from the coding sequence ATGCCCAAATCTCTTGTTATCGTAGAATCACCGGCTAAGGCAAAAACCATTGGTAAATTTTTGGGGAAGAATTATAAAGTGTCGGCTTCTATGGGTCATGTAAGGGATCTTCCCAAAAGCCAGCTGGGGGTTAATATAAAGGAAGGATTTAAACCTAAATATATAACAATCAGGGGAAAAGGGTCTATAATAAACCGTTTAAAGAACGAGGCCAGAAAGGCGGATAATATACTTTTGGCTACGGATCCAGATAGAGAAGGAGAAGCCATCTCATGGCATCTAGCTTATCTCTTAGGTTTAGATGAAAATAAGGAATGCAGGATTGTATTTCGTGAAATTACAAAAAATGCTGTAGTTAAAGCAATAGAGGAGCCAAGAAAAATAGATAAGGACCTGGTTAATGCCCAGCAAGCGAGGAGGATCCTTGATAGGCTGGTGGGATATAAAATAAGCCCGTTATTATGGAAAAAAGTAAAAAAAGGGTTAAGTGCAGGCCGCGTCCAATCAGTTGCAGTAAGGCTGATCTGTGATAGGGAAAAAGAAATACTGGATTATGTTCCCCAGGAATATTGGTCTTTAACAGCGGAATTAGAGGAGCGTAAATATAAAAAAACCTTTGAAGCAAAGCTTTTTAAAATCAAGAACGATAAAGCTGAGATCAAGAATAAAGAGGAAATGGATGAAATCCTCCATAGATTAGTGGGCAGTAATTTTGTGGTTGCGAAAGTGGTAAGGGGGCAAAGGAAAAAAAATCCGTCTCCTCCTTTTACTACTAGCAGTTTACAACAGGAAGCTTCTAGGAAGTTAGGGTTTACTGCAAAAAAAACTATGTTAATAGCCCAGCAATTATACGAAGGTTTAGATATTAAGGGCGAAGGTTCAGTGGGTCTGGTTACTTATATTAGAACAGATTCGACTAGAGTTTCAGAAACTGCAGTAGAGGAAGCCAACGAATACATAAGAAAGAAGTATGGGGAAGAATTTGCATTAGGAAAAAGAAAGAGTGTAAAAGATAATAAGTCAAAGATGAATGTTCAAGACGCCCATGAAGCTATAAGGCCTACGGCTATAATAAGAGAACCGGATAGCATAAAAGGGTCTTTAACAAAAGATCAGTATAAATTATATAAACTTATATGGGAGCGCTTTGTAGCAAGCCAAATGAAGGAAGCTTTATATGATACGGTTTCTGTCGATATATATCCATGCGGATACAATTGTGGACCTAAAAATGGACAAAGCATCATAAAAGATTATTTATTTAGAGCAACAGGTTCAAATATTAAGTTTCCGGGATTTATGTTAGTTTATATAGAAGGTGAGGACGAGGATAAGGAAGAAGAAGGTCAGATTCCAGAATTAAACGAAGGGGAAGTTCTTGATTTAAAGCAACTGAAACCGAAACAGCATTTTACTCAACCACCACCGAGATATACTGAATCAATGTTAGTAAAGGCATTGGAGGAAAAGGGTATTGGCAGGCCGAGCACCTATGCTCCTATCATTGACACGATTCAACAAAGGGGATATGTTGAAAAAGAGAACAATCGATTCAAACCAACGGAATTGGGAATAATTGTTGTGGATATATTGAAGGAATATTTTCCAGATATAATAGATATTGATTTTACCGCAGATTTAGAAGATAAATTGGATAAAATAGAAGAAGGAAAGGTGAAATGGGATGAAGTTCTTACTGAATTCTTTAAATCCTTTAAAGTCAAACTGGATAATGCAGAAAAAGAGCTAGAAACAATAGAAATCCAAGAAGAAGTTACGGATGAAGTTTGCGAGTTCTGCGGCAGAAATATGGTTGTAAAACATGGAAGATACGGAAAATTCCTTGCTTGCCCGGGTTTCCCCGATTGTAAGAATACAAGACCCTTTGTTGAAGAAATAGGTGTGGAATGTCCCGAATGCAAGGGGGATATTGTATTAAGAAGAACTAAAAAGGGGAGGAAATTTTACGGTTGCAGCAATTATCCGGAATGCAATTTTGTAAGCTGGGAGGAACCTGTTAAAGAAAAATGCCCTGAATGTGGTGGATTGCTTGTTAAAAGGACGACAAAGACAAAGGGTAGTGTTTTAAAATGTATAAACAAGGAATGTAATTATGAAAAGATACTCTCCAGTCAATAA
- the trmFO gene encoding methylenetetrahydrofolate--tRNA-(uracil(54)-C(5))-methyltransferase (FADH(2)-oxidizing) TrmFO yields the protein MTKEIAVVGGGLAGSEAAWQIAQRGIKVRLYEMRPEKFTPAHRTSYLAELVCSNSFRSNSLENAAGILKQEMRMLKSIIMHCADSTKVPAGSALAVDRERFSVMVTEKLKHHPNIEIIRKEIKEIPVDGLITIIATGPLTSDALAENVKKITGSEYLYFYDAAAPIVFKDSIDFNKAFWASRYNKGGAHYINCPMNKKEYYDFYRELLSGERYGVKEFEKEIYFEGCMPIEVMAERGPDTLLFGPLKPVGIKDPKTNTQPFAVVQLRQDNKEGSLFNLVGFQTSLKWGEQKRIFRMIPGLEKAEFARYGFIHRNTFISSPKVLMPTMQVKQNKNLFFAGQITGVEGYIESAANGLVAGINAARLLIGIEPLVFPKETIIGALCSYITESDPENFQPMKSNFGILPQAEMGKLSKSEKKRILSRYALDKMACFIDKKITKN from the coding sequence TTGACAAAAGAAATTGCTGTAGTAGGTGGTGGGCTGGCGGGGAGCGAAGCTGCATGGCAGATAGCTCAGCGTGGGATTAAAGTGCGTTTATATGAAATGCGGCCGGAAAAATTTACTCCTGCTCATAGAACAAGCTATTTGGCAGAACTGGTATGCAGTAATTCTTTTAGATCGAATTCATTGGAAAATGCAGCCGGCATATTAAAACAAGAAATGAGAATGCTGAAGTCCATAATAATGCATTGTGCTGACAGCACAAAGGTGCCTGCAGGTTCTGCTCTGGCCGTGGACAGAGAAAGGTTTTCTGTAATGGTAACAGAGAAATTAAAGCATCATCCTAATATTGAGATAATAAGAAAGGAGATAAAGGAAATCCCTGTTGACGGTTTAATAACTATTATAGCTACTGGACCATTAACATCAGATGCATTAGCAGAAAATGTAAAAAAGATTACAGGTTCTGAATATCTTTATTTTTATGATGCCGCTGCTCCTATTGTTTTTAAAGATTCCATCGATTTTAATAAGGCATTTTGGGCATCCAGGTATAATAAAGGGGGAGCCCATTATATCAATTGCCCTATGAATAAAAAGGAATATTATGATTTTTACAGGGAGCTGCTTTCAGGAGAGCGGTATGGAGTAAAGGAGTTCGAAAAAGAAATATATTTTGAAGGTTGTATGCCGATTGAGGTTATGGCCGAGAGAGGGCCTGATACCCTATTATTTGGTCCGCTTAAACCCGTAGGGATTAAGGACCCCAAAACGAATACTCAGCCATTTGCTGTTGTTCAGCTAAGACAGGATAACAAAGAGGGTTCCCTTTTTAATTTAGTAGGTTTTCAAACAAGTTTAAAGTGGGGAGAACAAAAGAGGATCTTTAGAATGATTCCAGGTCTTGAAAAAGCGGAATTTGCCCGCTATGGTTTTATTCATAGAAATACTTTTATTTCCAGCCCGAAGGTCTTGATGCCAACAATGCAGGTAAAACAAAATAAGAATCTTTTCTTTGCAGGTCAAATTACAGGGGTAGAGGGGTATATAGAATCGGCTGCTAACGGCCTTGTAGCAGGCATAAATGCAGCGAGATTATTAATAGGTATCGAACCGCTTGTTTTCCCTAAAGAAACTATCATAGGAGCCCTTTGTTCATATATAACTGAGTCAGATCCTGAAAATTTTCAGCCGATGAAATCAAATTTTGGAATTTTACCGCAAGCAGAAATGGGTAAGCTGAGCAAGTCAGAAAAAAAACGGATATTATCCCGATATGCTCTGGATAAAATGGCCTGTTTTATTGACAAAAAAATAACAAAAAATTAA
- the xerC gene encoding tyrosine recombinase XerC, protein MQYLDHFLVYLKIEKNASINTVKSYSTDIIQFLNFLNDIKGIKIESSNKKEVSHTVIREYLGVLYKNKYSKRTITRKLAAIRSFYKFLCREGFVEQNPALQVYTPKVEKNIPDFLYLPEIESLLSSPEDSIIGMRDKAVMELLYATGIRVGELVGLNCCDVDMESGIITVFGKGAKERIVPFGKQAAASMDRYLKYSRPHLKPSSEEKAFFLNKNGTRLSDRSVRRLLDKYIKKTSINKHISPHTLRHTFATHMLNAGADLRTVQELLGHTNISTTQVYTHVTKERIKEVYSNCHPRA, encoded by the coding sequence ATGCAGTATTTAGACCATTTCTTGGTATACTTAAAGATTGAAAAAAATGCATCCATTAACACTGTAAAGAGTTATTCGACAGATATTATCCAGTTCTTGAATTTTTTAAATGATATCAAAGGAATAAAAATTGAATCGTCCAACAAAAAGGAAGTTAGCCACACTGTTATAAGAGAATATTTAGGAGTATTATATAAAAACAAATATTCTAAAAGGACTATTACAAGGAAGCTGGCAGCAATAAGGTCGTTTTATAAATTTTTATGTAGAGAAGGGTTTGTTGAACAAAATCCTGCTTTACAGGTTTATACACCGAAGGTAGAGAAAAATATTCCTGATTTTCTTTATTTGCCTGAGATTGAATCCCTGCTGAGTTCTCCTGAAGACTCTATTATTGGTATGAGAGATAAGGCTGTAATGGAACTTCTGTATGCAACAGGTATAAGGGTAGGAGAACTTGTGGGTCTTAACTGTTGTGATGTAGATATGGAAAGTGGCATCATTACAGTATTTGGGAAGGGAGCAAAAGAGCGGATTGTTCCCTTTGGGAAACAAGCAGCGGCTAGTATGGATAGATACTTAAAATATAGCCGTCCCCACTTAAAACCTAGTAGTGAAGAAAAGGCTTTTTTTTTGAATAAAAACGGAACCAGATTATCTGATAGAAGTGTACGCAGATTACTTGATAAATATATAAAAAAAACCTCGATAAATAAACATATCAGTCCCCATACTTTGCGTCATACCTTTGCAACCCACATGCTAAATGCAGGAGCGGATCTTAGAACTGTTCAGGAACTACTTGGCCATACGAACATCTCTACAACTCAGGTTTATACTCATGTTACAAAAGAACGAATTAAGGAGGTTTATAGTAATTGTCACCCTAGGGCTTAA
- the hslV gene encoding ATP-dependent protease subunit HslV, which translates to MKGTTIVAVKHKGKGAIGGDGQVTFGQNTIMKHNAKKVRRIYNDKVIVGFAGSVADAFTLFEKFEGKLEQYHGNLKRAAVELAKEWRMDKVLRKLEALLIAMDKDYLLIISGSGEVIEPDDDIAAIGSGGAYALAAARALVKASDLEAKEIVQESLKIAASICVYTNDHITVEEI; encoded by the coding sequence ATGAAAGGAACGACAATTGTAGCAGTAAAACATAAAGGTAAAGGCGCTATAGGAGGTGACGGCCAGGTTACTTTTGGCCAAAATACGATTATGAAACACAATGCAAAAAAGGTCAGGCGTATATACAATGATAAGGTGATAGTTGGGTTTGCAGGCTCTGTTGCTGATGCTTTCACATTATTTGAAAAATTTGAAGGTAAACTGGAACAATATCATGGCAACCTAAAGAGGGCTGCCGTTGAGCTTGCCAAGGAATGGAGAATGGATAAGGTCTTAAGAAAATTAGAAGCCCTATTGATTGCAATGGATAAGGATTATCTCCTTATAATTTCAGGAAGTGGTGAGGTAATAGAACCAGATGATGATATTGCAGCTATAGGTTCAGGGGGAGCATATGCGCTTGCCGCGGCCCGTGCATTGGTAAAGGCTTCTGATCTTGAAGCAAAAGAAATTGTTCAAGAATCATTAAAAATAGCTGCATCTATATGTGTATATACTAACGATCATATAACGGTAGAAGAAATTTAG
- the hslU gene encoding ATP-dependent protease ATPase subunit HslU, protein MKDLTPREIVQELDKYIIGQESAKKSVAVALRNRYRWNKLPKKLQEEIMPKNIIMIGPTGVGKTEIARRLAKMVNAPFVKVEATKFTEVGYVGRDVESMVRDLVETSIRMIKNHKMERIQDRANLLAETRIIEILCPMPQKSKGFKNPLESIFSISREKNNEEENEYEEKLKAINEKREKIKNKLEKGEMENDYIEIEVEDNSPPMLEVFSGTGVEEMGINFQDIFGGIFPKKKKKRRVTIKEARRILAQEEAQKLIDMDEVIKEAISKAEQSGIIFIDEIDKITGKEGSVGPDVSREGVQRDILPIVEGCTVMTKYGPVKTDHILFIAAGAFHLSKPSDLIPELQGRFPIRVELNSLKKEDLKRILTEPQNALIKQYIALLEVEGVKVVFTDDAVDEIAQIACDVNDKTENIGARRLYTILEKLFEEISFNAPDMEQKEIIIDAQYVTKVLKDIVKDRDLSMYIL, encoded by the coding sequence ATGAAGGATTTAACTCCTAGGGAGATCGTTCAGGAGCTTGATAAATATATTATTGGGCAGGAGAGTGCTAAAAAATCTGTTGCTGTTGCTTTAAGAAATCGTTATCGCTGGAATAAATTGCCAAAAAAATTACAGGAGGAAATAATGCCTAAAAATATTATTATGATAGGACCTACAGGTGTTGGGAAAACGGAAATTGCTCGAAGGTTAGCAAAGATGGTAAATGCTCCTTTTGTTAAAGTAGAAGCTACTAAATTTACAGAGGTAGGTTATGTAGGTCGGGATGTAGAATCTATGGTCAGGGATCTAGTTGAGACATCTATTAGGATGATAAAAAACCATAAAATGGAAAGAATTCAGGATAGGGCAAACCTTTTAGCAGAAACTCGAATAATTGAAATATTATGCCCCATGCCTCAAAAATCTAAAGGTTTTAAAAACCCCTTAGAATCCATTTTTAGCATATCTAGAGAAAAAAATAATGAAGAAGAAAATGAATATGAAGAGAAATTAAAGGCTATAAATGAAAAAAGGGAAAAAATAAAAAACAAGTTAGAAAAAGGAGAAATGGAAAATGATTATATAGAAATTGAAGTAGAAGATAATTCCCCACCTATGCTTGAGGTATTCTCTGGAACAGGTGTTGAGGAGATGGGAATAAACTTTCAGGACATTTTTGGAGGGATTTTTCCTAAAAAGAAAAAGAAAAGGAGGGTAACTATTAAAGAAGCAAGAAGAATTCTCGCTCAAGAAGAAGCACAGAAACTAATAGATATGGATGAAGTTATAAAAGAAGCCATTTCAAAGGCAGAGCAGTCAGGAATAATATTTATAGACGAAATTGATAAGATCACAGGTAAGGAAGGAAGTGTAGGGCCAGATGTTTCACGAGAAGGAGTTCAAAGGGATATACTGCCAATAGTGGAAGGATGTACTGTGATGACAAAATATGGTCCTGTTAAAACCGATCATATCCTTTTCATTGCGGCAGGGGCTTTCCATTTATCAAAACCATCAGATTTAATTCCCGAACTGCAAGGGAGATTCCCGATACGGGTTGAATTAAACAGCTTGAAAAAAGAGGATCTAAAGCGAATACTGACAGAACCCCAAAATGCATTGATAAAACAATACATTGCATTACTTGAAGTGGAAGGTGTTAAAGTAGTTTTTACAGATGATGCTGTAGATGAGATAGCACAAATTGCCTGTGATGTTAATGATAAGACGGAAAATATAGGAGCTCGACGTCTGTATACTATTTTAGAAAAACTATTTGAAGAGATTTCCTTTAATGCTCCGGATATGGAACAAAAAGAAATCATAATAGATGCCCAGTATGTTACAAAAGTTCTAAAAGACATTGTAAAAGACAGGGATTTAAGTATGTATATACTATGA
- the codY gene encoding GTP-sensing pleiotropic transcriptional regulator CodY codes for MSKDLLEKTRRINKLLQRSAGYPVDFNEMCRELSNVLSANVYVASRKGKVLGFALVEDYKCEVVKDEVLEERKFPQKYNEMLLEIHETSPNIKPETLNCVFDNITECVYPNKLTTIVPINGGGERLGTLVLARFGEEFTDEDLILAEYSATVVGMEILRSKSEEIEEEARKKAVVQLAIGTLSYSELEAVEHIFEELDGNEGLLVASKIADRVGITRSVIVNALRKFESAGVIESRSLGMKGTYIKILNDKLLEELKKLKS; via the coding sequence ATGAGTAAAGATTTATTAGAAAAAACTAGAAGGATAAACAAACTGCTTCAAAGGTCTGCCGGCTATCCGGTAGATTTTAACGAGATGTGCAGGGAATTAAGTAATGTCCTTTCTGCAAATGTATATGTTGCAAGCAGGAAGGGAAAGGTTTTAGGGTTTGCTTTGGTTGAAGATTACAAATGCGAGGTAGTAAAAGATGAAGTTTTAGAGGAAAGAAAGTTTCCGCAAAAGTATAATGAAATGCTTTTGGAGATTCATGAAACAAGCCCGAATATAAAACCTGAAACATTAAACTGTGTATTTGATAATATAACTGAATGTGTGTATCCTAATAAACTTACTACAATTGTTCCTATAAATGGCGGTGGTGAAAGATTAGGCACATTAGTGTTGGCGAGATTCGGTGAAGAATTTACAGATGAAGACCTTATTTTAGCTGAGTACAGTGCGACGGTTGTCGGGATGGAAATCTTGAGGTCTAAAAGCGAAGAAATTGAAGAGGAAGCAAGGAAGAAGGCTGTAGTTCAGCTGGCTATAGGAACCTTATCATATTCTGAACTAGAAGCGGTTGAACATATATTTGAAGAACTGGATGGGAATGAAGGGCTTTTGGTAGCAAGCAAGATTGCTGATAGAGTCGGAATAACCAGGTCTGTAATAGTTAATGCCCTTAGAAAATTTGAAAGTGCAGGTGTAATTGAATCAAGGTCATTGGGTATGAAAGGAACATATATAAAAATACTCAATGACAAACTTCTGGAGGAACTAAAAAAATTAAAATCATAA
- the flgB gene encoding flagellar basal body rod protein FlgB yields the protein MPQIYSNIDLFEKVLDALWLRNEVISNNIANVNTPGFKSSSVVFEDILKKEIEEKGTGIKGYITHNKHIPIGKKGLMDIRPQVVINKNTALRNDGNNVDIDNEMAQLTKNTLKYNSIVQLVMKEFSILKNIVNEGRR from the coding sequence TTGCCCCAAATTTATTCTAATATCGACCTGTTTGAGAAGGTATTAGATGCCTTATGGCTTAGAAATGAAGTAATATCAAATAACATTGCGAATGTTAATACACCAGGATTTAAATCCTCTTCTGTAGTTTTTGAAGATATATTGAAAAAGGAGATAGAAGAAAAAGGGACCGGCATTAAAGGCTATATTACCCATAATAAACATATTCCTATAGGGAAAAAGGGATTAATGGATATAAGGCCACAGGTTGTTATAAATAAAAATACTGCTCTGCGCAATGACGGGAACAACGTAGATATAGATAATGAAATGGCTCAGCTTACAAAAAATACCCTCAAATATAATTCAATTGTACAACTGGTTATGAAGGAATTCAGCATATTAAAGAATATCGTAAATGAAGGGAGAAGATAA
- the flgC gene encoding flagellar basal body rod protein FlgC — protein sequence MKMFHSIDISASGLTAERLRMDIISNNIANVNSTRTENGEPYRRQIPVFQERGRSFGDILSDKQWRMQKRGVRVVGIRQDTSPFKLVFDPHHPDADENGYVRLPNVNIVTEMVDMISASRGYEANVTAINSAKNMAMKALEIGRI from the coding sequence GTGAAGATGTTCCATTCTATTGATATAAGTGCTTCGGGGTTAACTGCAGAACGGTTAAGAATGGATATAATTTCTAATAACATTGCAAATGTTAATTCTACAAGAACAGAAAATGGTGAGCCGTATAGAAGACAGATTCCGGTATTTCAAGAAAGGGGTCGTTCCTTCGGAGATATACTATCAGATAAACAATGGCGTATGCAAAAAAGAGGTGTAAGGGTAGTAGGAATACGACAGGATACATCTCCTTTTAAGCTCGTATTTGATCCCCATCATCCCGATGCCGATGAAAATGGTTATGTAAGGTTGCCAAATGTTAATATTGTAACTGAGATGGTAGATATGATTTCTGCTTCAAGGGGCTACGAGGCAAACGTAACAGCCATCAATTCTGCAAAGAATATGGCTATGAAGGCCCTGGAGATTGGGAGGATTTAG
- the fliE gene encoding flagellar hook-basal body complex protein FliE has product MMNNIKLTEIRGINNTINMKDINKNEKEKHSFRELLVEELQKVNSLQKNSEYLNNKLILGEVENIHQVMIAAEKADLALQLTLQIRNKILDAYNEIMRMQI; this is encoded by the coding sequence ATGATGAATAATATAAAATTGACAGAAATAAGGGGAATAAACAATACAATTAATATGAAAGATATCAACAAAAATGAAAAGGAAAAACATTCTTTTAGAGAATTGCTCGTAGAAGAATTACAAAAGGTTAATTCTTTGCAGAAAAATAGCGAGTATTTAAATAATAAATTGATATTAGGAGAAGTAGAGAATATTCACCAGGTTATGATAGCAGCTGAGAAAGCGGATTTGGCCCTTCAATTAACACTGCAAATAAGAAATAAAATCCTTGATGCATATAACGAAATAATGCGGATGCAGATATAA